The segment TGTTTCTGCTACGTGTACTGAAATCTTAAGTTTTGAAATTACACAATTTAGCATCAAAGAAGTGTGGAATTGATCAGAtttacattgtttattattctaaGCACAATGATTTATTACAGAGAAGAGGTATACCAGATATTTTGCTGTTATCATTGTTGCCTTTTAAATCAGTGTTTTCATTAACTATGGAGGTTTTGTTGTTATGATCATCTGCCTCACTAAGTATAGGCAGAAATAAATGCAATGGTTCAAGAGCTTACAAATGAGCATATATAGGAGTGAAGACCTTGCACAAACACCACTAAAGCATAAGCATGATATATAGATGACATTACAGATCTTTTTACTATGCACCGTGTTATTTGACCTCTTAGGTACATTTGTGTCTATGTCTCTTGAAATCAATTTTGTAAATGTATATGTAGACATGCACaaattttacatgcattttGTACTACTATGTATACAATTATTATTGATGAATTATTAGAGACTTATTTAATTCAatatatgtgtacattatgaatattattcaggaaataaatataattttctagTAGTACTGTATTTAAACTGTCTGCAGTCTTAAAGTGAACGGTCAGATTTTAACACAACTTGCATTGTAGACCTACAGTGTAGATATATTTAAATTCCCTGATCTCTAAATGTCATAACTTATTATGTCTTTTGATGTATAATGATTAGATCATTATCATATATTCTCTTAAATAAACCAAACACCGCCATATTAAATCAAGAATGAAGAAACACGAATTACCTATGCATTAAAGACAAATGCAAAGAATTCAGATATTtgtaaactttaacaaaatgcGAACATATTTTCTCTCATAAGTACATATTCACTGTGGACTTTGCATGATTCTATAAATAGTCACAAAGTGTAAGTCATCTTTGGagttattgttttcaaatgttcttTCTTCGCCTTTGTATATGTGTAGTACTTACAGGGAGTTGCAAGCGATATTAATGTTGATAAaggaattttttaaatgtatatttcattctaattttaacaataaaaacatcataTGGCCAAATGTACTTGCCTTTGTCTTTTCTGGTTGTTTATGTGTGGAAAGTAATAGTGCTGTGGATAACAGCATTGCATATGGCATTCATGCATGCAAATACATTCTTAACAAGTCATATGAATCATGTAATTTTATGCATTGTAAAAGATGAGGCATCTCCCTAGGGCTCCACACTTTTGATTAAAACCATGGCGATCATTGCGTCAAGGGCCCCCAACATGCCTTATACCTTGGGCCATGCGGGGGCTAAAAACAGGCCTGGTTACAAGTATAGGGGTTCCTGGTGTGGCAACCATGTTTTGATCATACCATTCCTTCTCAATCTGCTTTAATCATTTCTCAATAAAATTTTTGCTTAATGttgggaaatattttaataaaaaaaattaaggaactTTGCAGTTTCTTAATAAAAGACATTCACATCTGCCTGCCCTTGAGAACAGCCCTGCTTGAAAAAGTCAAGCAGTGTAACCTGGTCATGTGGCCTTGCATGACACTCTGTTTAAGACCTTTCCAGGTACCTAGCTTTGAGGGATATGTTAATGCCACTGTGCACAGCCAGAGGAAGAATTGGAGAAAAATatggagtggactggtcatcctgcaCAAGTCCTGCTCATTATTGGCAAAGGCATGCTTTGTTAACCGCTGTGTCTATCCATATGGTCTACCACAAATGACGTACTGACTGAAGGGATTATATACCCAACTATAAATGGTGCTGCTGTGACATCTCATGTTCACTGTATGGTCTTTGTTGCTGTTACTTGTGCAATTTCGATATGGAGTTCTCCTGCTAATTTTGGACAGGGTACTGCTCATGAAGGTATTGAAGTCTTTTAGTGAGCCATTGTTTCTTTCACTTAATTAGATTTCCGATTTGCTGTCTTCACTGGTGTTGAACATAACAGTTTGCCCCTGTCAGTGCTCGTTTCCTTCATATGTGCTCTACTTCTGTTTGTACATATATAGTGGTCACGGAAGGTTTAATACATGTAGAATAGTATGGAGAAGAGAGGGCACCTTTGATGACATCGTCTGATACAATTaatctctttgttttgtgtgtgtgctaaatTCTTGACGTGGATATGAAAATGACTTGACGTGAGGTGTGATCCCTGCGCCTGACATTGGTCAGTGTATTATTTTCCTTTGGCTTTTCCTCTTATTCTCTTAATGAAAGGTTGacgtaacattcctcactctgagTTTTTTTCTATTGAGTGGGGAACTCTGTTTATATCCTTTAACATTTTCCCCGCATTTACGAACCATGCACTCACGTTTAAACAACTCGATCGGATCTATGTTCAAATAgcgatgtagatcctagtgcactcgTCCGAATGTTTTCAGGCTATATTACGTTTCTCAATAAAcctgacaatcgaattgtaagcatattattatatactgggaaaataatttacgattacaattacatgGGGCCCGGAGATCGAGATCATCTGACCCCGGGGCACGTGTTGACTTTCGGCGGAACTGGATGTATTTGATGTTTACTCCTTTCATGACATATGCCATAGTCCTTGGTATCTGAAGTTGCGGAAAAGTTCTTGCTGATGTTGCTGGAATTTTTCTATCAAAGCACGACAGTTGAAGATCCTTTCATGCGTTATTCAAGTAGCACCCATACGCTACATTCAGGGGCTTGAACAATGGAAGTATTTGTTACGATCCCAAGGGATTGGAGCTGAGCAGATTGAACATACCGGAAAGTTTCGCATGGCGTTGTGTGCTGTTAATAAACTGGGTGACAAGGATAtatatagtttgttttttttttgtgtttttttttttttcgtcaggTATATTCCAGTCCCGTTGTTAAGGCTCACAGTGTCGCGAGAACTCACGGGATGCAACTCTTCATGATAAATGGCGAAGTGGTAAGAGTGCTTTGCTCGTGTGTGATTTCGacgctttattttattttggtcgATGAAAGTTGACAATTACAAAATGGCCTCAGGAATCACCAACGATGATTCAGATCCCCTAGAATGCACAGTTTGCCTCGAGCCCTACAAGGAGCCCAAAATGCTTCCGTGCTATCACACGTTTTGCCTTGAATGTTTGGTCAGTTATGTGCATCAGAACGGAGTCGCAACTCGTGATGGGCAACAGTTTACATGCCCAAACTGTCGACAGTCAACGTTTGTGCCAGCAGGCGGTGTATGTAAATTTCAGACTAACTTTTATATAGAAGCCATTCGGAGAAGAAACCATCTGGAAGATCGACGAACCCCTTTAAAAAACAGAGTCATATCTACAGGTATGAACACAACAGGTGCACGTTCAACAGAGGTTCTCGGATCTTTGGATTTAATGTTGATAAAAAAGGCTGTAGGCGACGGTATAAATGTGCGCGAACCGTGTTCACATGTGCCTAGTCATAAGGGAGAGTTATTCTGCGAGAGGTGTCTTGTGGCAATCTGCAAAGTATGTGCCAACAACAGTCATAAAGATCATTCTTTGCGAtttgttgttgatattttcCACGAAACGCGAAACAGTTTAGGAGAAGCGCGTTACAAAGCAATAAAGATGAAACAATATTTGGCAGGCATCAAACAAGATTGTAGTGACTATGCAGAAGGACTAATAAAAGGTTTTTCTGAGATAAGAATGGAAGTAGCCAACCAGCGAAAAGCAGCCCACGAGCTCATTGACACCCTTTGCGAAGATTTTCTTAAAGGTGCAAATGAAAGGCTGCATCTTGAACTTGAAAGGGTGGACAAACACAAGGCAGAGCTGGATGAACTTCTTCACAGAGGCAGTGCCATTCATGATGCTGCTGAAGATGCACAGGTTGGTGACATTGTTACTATGGTGAAAACAGACCAGAAGACAAACAAAGAGTGCCGGGAAATGAATAGCCTGCTCCCAGGAGtcttaaaagacaagaaaatctTCTGCTTTGAAAAGCCTCAGCAAACTCTCAACAACTTGCTACTTACAGGAAATGTTTATGGCATTATACAAGACCACCATACAACATCACATCAATTAGATCAGGGCAGTAACCAAAACATGAGCGCTGAACCAATCAGTGGTGGTGATGTAACAGAAACAAGTTTTCCTATCCAGGAAGAACAACACAGTTTGACTGCTATTACTAACTTCTTGGAGATTTCACAAACTGCAAAATCCCAGCTTGAACCTGATCATAATAACACTGGTAAACTTGTGAATTCATTTCTTGTAGATAAAGACCTTGAAATCAAACACATTATTCCATCTTGTAACATGACAAATAAAGCCTGGATATGTTATGGACAAGCATCACCAGTAATAGTTCTTGTGAGTGACCATGGGCAGAAACTACAAGGGGTCCACACAAGAGGAGATGCTTGTGGCTGTGCATTGCTCGATCAACACACAGGCCTAATTGCTAGTCCTGCCAATCGGATTGTTAGAAACATTTGTCTTGAtgctgatggtggtgatgataatgtTCATGGATCTGTTTTTGCATCCACATCTTTTCCACCCACTTGTGTGACAGTGGGTAGCATAGGAATAGCAGTGGCTGGAAAACGAAATCTTATATTTTCTCCCACTATTGATGGATTAAATTTTAGGTGGGTTATAAACAATGAAGATCTGTTACAAAAACCATGCTCGCTCACATTCTCAAAGATTTCTGGTTCAGATATTCTTGCTATTGCTGATCGTGGTCCAAGAGCtgtttatatcttttataaAGGTACAGAAAGCAGAAACTTTGAATGTGAATCTTTGTATGAGTACAGAGGGGAGGGCTTAGTTGACATGGTATGCAAGGGCAGATTTAATCCTGTTTCTGTCAGTGGAAGAGATGGTCTTGTTGCAGTTCTGGACCAGAGTACATGCTCTGTAGCTTTGCTGGGTGAGCAGTTTTCAGTTGTTGGCATTGTAAGTTTGATTGATTTGGAAATGCCAGTTTTCATTCCAAGTGCCTTAGCCTTTGCTTCTTTTGATGTGTCCTGCACAAGGGTATGGATTGGCGATAGAAATGGTTTTGTGTACATTTTGGACCTTCCTAAACCTGTCACATGTGATTAGAAAAGGGGTAAAAAGTATAAAGTACAGATAATTTTGATTGCATTTTATAGCAAAAAGCAAGAGAGTACAATTTGATTATTTCTTAACCAGACCTATGCgtaacaaaattgttttatttcagttaataCAGTAAAACGCCAAAGAATAGAAATcagtaaaaggaaaaatacagaTTAATGCTCCTGCTTGTGGCATCTGGGATTAATCTATAAGCCCTCTTAGGTATGTCACTTCCTTTCCTAAAGACGAGTATGTTCACTACTTCACCATGCAAAATTGCTTATGACTTATTATATAGTCTAGTAAATAATGATTAGTTAGTTATTCAATTAATAAACTGTTAAAAGTTTGGCTAGTCAGCTTGAGCTTGAGGAAAGCAGCACGTGGGATTCTAGTGCAAATTTAAGAGAATTGTGAAAACAAACCAATCTATGGTTGTGCACTTAAATATGCCTCACtgtacaattaaaaagataCTGTTGACATGAACTTGTGCCTTATCGATGTCCTGAACAATATATCTGTGATCCTgataacaaaatacaatttGATGTGATAAACATTTAGACACAATGAAACCTGAATAAGTACACGGGTGAAATATTGTGAAGCATTTGATTCTGGCCAAtcttttcaaacacatttttaaaattaattttaaaaaaaaccccagcatTGCTCACTACAGATGACCTTTCATagtgtttgattttcttttcatgacTGTTGAAGACGTTATGTCAGAAATGCTTATCAACTAATTCATATcaaatttgttgtttaattaTTAGTGAAGTTTATttgaatctgtttaaatttttaaagtgtttatgAGGATGGTCTTTGACTTAAACTTTTGCACTGCTCGAGTTTTTATTATGCTTATCAATGCCAGACCTTCATATGATGGATTTCAATGAGTTTATTTTCTCACAGCTATATATTGtaatgtgattttattttttaggagatgcaacaaaagaaagattttatatTTAGTTGTTATTTGTCTACAGAAAGTTTACTGCACAGTATTAAGTCAGTTTCTGTCAATTAGAAAACTAGTTGAAACAGATATGCACAGAAGGATAACATATCGATGACATGGATTTTGTATTTACCAACCACAGATTCACCTCTAactagtttaaaaataaaattgttgccatcagaagaaattatttacaGTGGAATGAGACCTGTAGAAAAGTGCATGTACTAGCTGGgagaaaatattaaagttaataaaatataattttcattgGATTGTGTTTGACTGCTGTTCAGTTATATTTGTTCATCTGCAAGGTACGTGGCGATGATTATATAATTGCGCATACTTCATCCATAAATGTTCACTATGCAACAaaattacaacttttaaaaagctTCTGCAGCTTGAAATTTGTATTGGAGACTGCTCGCTCTGTATGTTAAGAGTAAAGAGTAAGTTAAGAGTAAACCCTGAGTAAACAGAAAATAGGAATAAATGTCAAGAATGTACAAAACTAATCTGATAATGGAGCAATAtgtaataatgaaaaacaaagccGAGTCATTAGAAGCTGAGGTtaggaaaaacattttgtttcttgaaagttGAGTGTGTGCGAAGTACACATCCATGAATGATAAGACGATACGAAAA is part of the Pomacea canaliculata isolate SZHN2017 linkage group LG13, ASM307304v1, whole genome shotgun sequence genome and harbors:
- the LOC112554170 gene encoding uncharacterized protein LOC112554170, yielding MKVDNYKMASGITNDDSDPLECTVCLEPYKEPKMLPCYHTFCLECLVSYVHQNGVATRDGQQFTCPNCRQSTFVPAGGVCKFQTNFYIEAIRRRNHLEDRRTPLKNRVISTGMNTTGARSTEVLGSLDLMLIKKAVGDGINVREPCSHVPSHKGELFCERCLVAICKVCANNSHKDHSLRFVVDIFHETRNSLGEARYKAIKMKQYLAGIKQDCSDYAEGLIKGFSEIRMEVANQRKAAHELIDTLCEDFLKGANERLHLELERVDKHKAELDELLHRGSAIHDAAEDAQVGDIVTMVKTDQKTNKECREMNSLLPGVLKDKKIFCFEKPQQTLNNLLLTGNVYGIIQDHHTTSHQLDQGSNQNMSAEPISGGDVTETSFPIQEEQHSLTAITNFLEISQTAKSQLEPDHNNTGKLVNSFLVDKDLEIKHIIPSCNMTNKAWICYGQASPVIVLVSDHGQKLQGVHTRGDACGCALLDQHTGLIASPANRIVRNICLDADGGDDNVHGSVFASTSFPPTCVTVGSIGIAVAGKRNLIFSPTIDGLNFRWVINNEDLLQKPCSLTFSKISGSDILAIADRGPRAVYIFYKGTESRNFECESLYEYRGEGLVDMVCKGRFNPVSVSGRDGLVAVLDQSTCSVALLGEQFSVVGIVSLIDLEMPVFIPSALAFASFDVSCTRVWIGDRNGFVYILDLPKPVTCD